CTCTCCGAGCCCTGGGataagaaggagaaaggccGAGACGAAGAGTAGGatcgcctcctcgaccttctccttgtGGTATTCTTCGCCGATCTCTTCAACGCTCTTCATGCTCGTAATGGAGCTCGAGACCATGAAGACGAGCAGCGATGCGCCGTCTACGACGTCGATCGTGTCACCGAGGTATAGATTGCTGCTTGCAAGCATGGAAACGGTTGACGATTGGTCCTCGAAGGTCGTGATGTTGGGGAGTCGGGCTGAGATGATTTCCTTTGGGTTGCTGACGGGGAAGTCAGGCAAGAGATGCGGCATGCCGTAGTTCTTGCTGCCGTCACATTCCGTCGGTGGTCCTTGTGAATGGTCCGGATTGTTCACGCATAGGGAGTCATCAACGGTGCCCCATGAGAGCTGGTCCGCTGAGATCCCGGTCGCTTCTTCAAGGTCCGCTACGAATCCCTTTTTGTCCGTCGCGGTCCAGTAGAAGGCCGCGTAGCCTGTGCCCCTTGGATTTGATGGACACGAGCTGCTCTCATTCTTGCCTGCTGGCTCTTGGCTCCACGGCTCCATCGTGTAGGAGGTGCACTCGAAGTAATTGGAAGAGTTAGCCTCTAGAAACGCCCGGAGAGACGCGGGGAACTGCTCCCTGACGGCATCCTGGTACCAGCCGAATTTCTCATCGTAGTCTGTTTTTAGTACGTCTTTGTATTCAGAGACAGACGATGTGAGATTGCTCCTCAGGGCCTGGATCAAGTACAGGTTCATGCACTCGGGCTGGATGGAATCGGCAGCGGCCTCGACGTCGTCCAGGCTGGTGAAGACTTGGTCGCAGTTTGGTATGGTTGTTGGAGGCAGCACAGTACCGTCTGGGAGTTCAGCAACGAATTCAGTTAGGTCCATGGCCCAGAGACTGGTTCCGAGGACGGTCCTGTTGTACCACCATTCTGTGATCCGGTTGTTCCGCTCTTTGTGGTCTGTATAGGCCACCCATGTGCCGTTGGCAGAATAGGAGATTGTCGACCGGCTGACCTCGTCGAAGTACGTCGTGATATTCTGGTCTTTATCTTGCAGCCACTCACTAATCTCTGCATTCGCAATATAACCTGGGGTCTGAGTGCATTCTCCAGACATAGCTCCCGAATCCGGGCCTGTGAACTTGCACTCAGGCCCGTGACAGGTTGGGTCAACCATTTCAAAAGACCGGCCATAGCTCGCGAGACCTGCAACGATCTTGCTGTTGGGCACTCCAGCCTTGGTAATCATTGACAGAGAATTCTCGATTTCGGTATAGTTGACGTGAGACCGGAGACAGGCACTGCCGTCACACCCATTATCTGACCAGCTGTTATCCCAGTCCCACTGGCCGTGCAGATCATAGGTCATGTATACAATGTAATCAACGACGGAAGAGATTTTTGCAATCGGGAAGCCCTTGAGGTACCAGAAGGAGGCGGGAGCTGCGATTGAGAGCGTCTTGTCAGAGGACAGTTTATCCCGGACTTCTTTTAGGAATTGAAGGTATCGAGCACCATCATCTGGATCGCCCTTGGGAATTCCAGGGATATCAGGGGCACTGGGATACTCCCAGTCAAAATCCAGTCCATCAAGGCCATTATCATCAGCGAACTTTGCGACATTAGACGCGAATAGCGAGCGCTGCTCATCCGTGACGCCCTTTCGGAAGATGGCGTAGGAGTCCAAGTCCGTAGAAAATGACCAGCCACCAAAGGACAGAaccttgggcttcttgcCCGGGGATGAGAACTTTTTGAAATCGTCAAATTCGTCCTGGACACTGGAGACATCGACTTCGAATGATTCAGTAATGTTGGCGAACGCGAAATGGATATGGTCCCATGCTTGGGAAAACGTTGATGAATGACTTCCAAGTTGACCACCCCATTCAActgtgttgttgatggctgtCACATCCATATTCAGGCATGGTCGAGTGTTCTGGAAGGCTTCATAGTatcccaccagcaccggaTGGTCACCGAAGCCGCTGTCATCGTAAACGATGTCAGTGCCACAATTTGAGATACATCCATTGGTGTCGTCTTTCGCCGTTCCAGGTGCGCCAGTCGTCGACTGTTTGAACTGTCAGTACTGTCTAAACAAGAGGTAAATATGAATACCTTGGTTCTTGTACAGAATTCATCAGTAGTACCGCATTGTCTATCGAAGAAGCCCTAATGTTAGATTGATGGATGCAGAAGTAGGACTGGATGACTTACCCCCAGATATCGCAGCAAACATTCAGAGGGCAAGGATTGAGACTCTCGATATCGTCCCAATTGTCCGGTCTTTTCGTCCCAGCCTTTTGAGGACCGCAGACAGCATTCTTCATAACAGAAGGCATTGGCGGGTCTCCTTTGCTAACACAGATGTTGGCTGTTTGAATAAAAACAGGTAAGTAAACCATCAGATCAATCGAAACAACAAATCTTACCACCAGCCTGGATATTATCACACCCCGTCCACCCCCACGTTTTCTTATTCCAGGCCTCAATATCTTTAACGGTAATACTCTTGGCAGAAGCAATCGTACTACACCAATCGTTGTTCTGGACGGTATAGCTTGCACAAGTCCCATCGTCATTTGGCTTGGGAGAAAAGTCCGGGCGTGTCCCAGCAGTGCAGCAAACATACTGCCCAGCCGAGCACAGCGCAGTGCTCGGGTTGTACTTTGTGAAGTCGGCAGGGGAGATCCCACAGCGGGTTGCGAGCTCGCTGCAGCTCTCGTCGGCCTTGGCCTGAATGGTTCTGCAAGTCCCAGCCCGGCGGTGATGCTTTCCAAAGAGCAAACCCTTACCATGCGAGCGTCTATGTGCATGATTATGTGCGCTGGTTGAGTTGCTCAGCGGATGAGGgacatcatcctcgttgGCCTCCTCAGCTTCGCCAACTGAGATCTTGGAGGTCGACGTCCCGCTGTATCCAGAAACACATTCCCCGGTATTCCAAGTCGCAAGAGCTTCTCGCACAGCTCCCAAAGCTCGAGCAGGGTCTGCATCTGtttcagcaacaacaccaagcGTATAAGCCGCGGTACGGTCACTACCGCAGACCTGCATCATGACGCTAGACTTGTTGTTCAGTGCTCCCTGGCGAACCTTGGCCAGGAAGGATTCTATAATACCTTTGTCCTTGATTCTTTCCATGTTGGATCCAATGAACGCTCCAAAAACGACCCCGTTTGAGTAGCCCATGGAAATGGTGACATTCTGGCTGGCAGGGGCATCCAGATGCGACTGCACAAGTCTAGCTGCGGCCTCTACGTGAGACTGAGACGAGTCCTGGCTTGTTTCCTCTCCCCGCCACGCAGTCTCCATCTGGGCACTTTTGGTCGAGTACCGCCTGGCACTTGCGCTTGGCGAGCTGGCGGCTTCGAATTTTGAGATCGCAAGCTTGTCCACGTTTGCGGTCGAACAGGCATACAGCGGCTGTCGACGATTGGAGTCCGTTGGCCCGGTGGGATTGCTCGCCACCATGTTCAGGAGCATTGGATCATTGCATGATTTGAGGATGCGAATGTCGGAGTAAAAGTCCCAGTTGTAGGGGTTGGTGCTCTCGCAGGCTGAAGGGCAGGCGTTCCATTGCGTGGCAAGGTAAGGGTCGGTTACGCGGACGCTGGAATGAgaagaggcagcagcagctaaCAAAGTCACTTGGCTTAGGACACTGAGGTGTGTTAACAAGCCCATTTTGACTTTGGCAGTTTAGCACATGGATGTACTGTAGGGGGATATTAACATGGGAAAGAGTGTTAAAGAGAGCTGTAAGAAAAAAGCCAAGTGGAATGACTGAAGAGAGTCTGTAGGAGCTCTTGGAAGGAAAGAACGAAAGAAGATATTTTCTAGTGATAAGTAGAACTACATGTGCTTCAGCACCGTGCCAGACACTGGTGCGCTATATTCGAGCCTGTACTCCGTAATGTACTGGGTAATGGGGGCCactgcggcgctgcaggtGCATCTGTTTTATTTACGTACTGTAAATAAAGTATGTACTGAAACGTGCATGGATCGAGATCCCGAGCCCCACATGGAAACTCGGAGCCTCGCCCTGAGGCGAAATGCTTAGCTTCCCCTAGCATAAGCTTGTTATGCGCCCCCACTTGTTACTTTGGTTCAGCACTAACCTTAGCTCACTTCATCACATTTTCCTATCAAGGAATCGCCCATTGCATCAAATGGCCCTCTCTTTAGTGTGGCATTTCTTTGTAAGGCTGATTTGGAATAATAACTATGGAATTCGGACAGTGCcactattattattatcttattgTGGATACTTCATGCAGGAGGTTTCAAACTCTGCTTCGCTTGTTCCTGAGTTCCGTGCCTGTCCCTGATCTAGACCAAATGCATGAGCTACCAAAGCAGCCTCAGCAATGCGTAACTGCGTATTGCTAGGGCTACGTGGGGACCCCCATCGCATGACCCCGTAGGCACACCAACGCTAAGATGGTATTCTCCATAGCACAATTGGTCCAGCCATGCGGCACAGTCGAGATGCATTTCCGAGGAGCTCATCTGGTAGTTTAGTATGGTCCATATTCTGGGAAAGGCAAGTCGGCCGGCTCATCTGCTGTGGTACTGTAGTAGTGGTAGTACTCAAACCTTCAGTAAAACAGCTGGTAATGCGGTTACAAGACTAAGTATAATGTGCTAATGGATAATGGACAATGTCCCATGTATGATGTCCCAACCTGGGCCAGTGTGAGCCGGAGCTGTACTTATTGCCGTTATTTTGCATCCTGAGACACCAGTTTTCCATTTCCCaactttctttgtttttctctACAAGGTGTCTATTCTTTCTTATCATTATCAACACAATGAGAGtccctcttttcttcctgTTTGCTCTCTGTATATCGAAAGCAGCCGCTTTCGGTCTCTACGGCTGCTACGAGCGCCTTCTATACTGGCAAGCGTACCAAATGGACGAGGGTTCCAAAAAGCAGAAGATCGCACCGGCCTGTGCCCGAGATCCAAAAACTGCTCAGGCAGTTGGCCCGGTCACAGGAGGGCGCTGTAACCTACGTCAATTTCTCTACTACATCACAAGCGACGAAGCCGAGAAGGGATTCATCGCGGACAAGAATAATCTTAAGGATGCGGACCTGGCCAAGGAGAAAACCGATCTCGACGAAGTTGCCAAGAAGATGTACCACGCTCACGTTGGGAAAACTTACAAACAGGGCTACATCTACCAGGGTCTGAGCTCGAATTCTGGGATCAATGAGGTTATTGATAATGTTGCTGGGTAAGTCTCCATTGCCAACCTGAGTGCCTTGGTTGGGTGGTCACTGGCAGATATTCAACTCGAACTTCCAGAATATTGACCCCGAGCAATAGATTTATCCAGCAGCGAGGTTGGGACAATGGGGATCGCAAGCCGGCCCAAGAATTGTTCGATCAAGCTGAAAAGGCCCGAAGCCGAGTCGAGTTTGGGCGGAAGGCCACCATGTTCCGAGATATAGGAGCTGAGATTCGGAAGAAATACGATCGAGAGGTTTGGGATAAGCAGCCAAAGAATAAAAACGGGGAAATCAACAAGTACGCCCCCAAGGTTGATGAGGGACTGGTCAGGGAGAGAATAATAATCCCCCCAGGAGCCACCGAGGGGTGGATCTCCTGCCAGCCGGAGGCTGCACAGAACTCAATCAACGCCGCTGGCAAGGGCCCGGTGGActtgaaggaggagttcgTTCAGCCTTGGAAACACAAGGATGACGCCCACCAGATGAACATCCAGGCAGCGAAAAATGCAAAGGCCAAAATCACCGAGTGTCGAGCGTGAGAGGGAGACTTGTATATGAAGGCGTCAAATGTAGCGTGTGCATTGGGCATCAACTTGTTGAACTTTCGAGGTTgatctttcttaatatagcaACTATTTAGCTTGTTCCATGTCTAATAAGTCCAAAACTTCGTCCACTCTGGCCGCCATGCATCCCTCGTCTAGtatttctcttttccagGTCTCTCGCGAAACGGTGCTACCAAGGAACAGAGCAATATCGAAATCGCCAACGCCGCAATCCATCCCATTGTACGGACCTTCTTCGCATGCTCCCGGCTGGACGGGGTCATGGAGGTGCACAACCGGGTCCCGGTTTTGTGGGGAGTAAAGTCTTGACGCCACGTAGTAGTCCCCCCACCAGTTCTCCGGTCTAAATTTCTCTGCGGCATCAGGAACGGCTGCGCAGATGTCGTTTTGGAATTTTTTGTTCGATGAATCCCTGGCTTCGCGCCACAGGCCGTATCCGGCACACTTAGATAGCCACCACAGCTTGGGATCTTCAGGTTCAGATTCAGGCTCGCTGGGAAGTTTGTCCTTGAGAAGTTCAGGCGCAGCGCGCAGCAGATCATCCCATGTCCATGTATAGTCTGCAACTATGCTGGCTCGTAGGCAATCCTCGAACATATCTGGTCTTTTGTGTGCGAGTTTCTCATAGGTCGTGTAGTGAGCGACATTTGGATACCAAATAAGCTCTGGCAGTAATCCTCCAGGAGTATCCATAGTGAGCCAAGTTAGATCATCAGACATGATGCGCCGGGCATTAATCGCGCGTCTAATATTAATCTCGTGTCTGTGTTGCGGGTGTTCAGGGATCTGTGTACTCCACCATTTGGCAAAAATTGGATTATGGTAGATACCATGTACAACCATGGCCCATTCATCTTCAAGCATCCGTGGTCGTCGAAGTCGTGCATAGCGATCAATTTCGCCATTATATGCAGCAACTTGAATAAGTTTGTCCTTGTCGATAAACGGGAGATCCGCAGGGAGTGGTGTATACACCAGCGGGAAGTAATCCTCTGGTGCCTTGGGGTTGGGGCCCGCGCAGTCCTTGTCATCGATGCCCCAGTCTTCagtaatattaaagtaaggGGGATCCGTGTGATATTCTGTCCATGGCATATGGGCTTTTTCAATATCCCAAGGATCAGAGTACTTTGATCGGACTGTAAGACTTGAGTAAACAGCAGTGTCGCCGTTTAGACATGCAACTCGACGGCCGGCAGTGTTGACTGTACGTGTATAGTCGTTCATGATCTCGAATTTGATGGGTTGGGAGATAATAAGGTCGTAAATCTCCCGGCTGCCCTTGCTGTTTCTTTGAGCAGCTGCGtacccagcttcttctgcaacATGCACCTCTGGGAGAACATCCAGCTCTTTATACAGATCAAAGTAGCCCGCAGCAGCACAGGCCCGAGCAACTTGATACACCATATCCGGGTATCTCTGCACTAAAGCCCGGAGAGTCTGCTCTGTTGGAATATCTGGATACCAAAAACAATAGGGCACCTCCTCAGGCGTTAACATGGTTGGGATAATGCCGCTCATGATATCTCGGGCATTTAAAGCGCGCGTGAAGTCCAGCGAGACTCCACGGAGCTCCTTGGCAAAGCCATAATGATGCCGTATGCCGCGAATAGTGCACAGTCGGTGAACCTCCTCGTCTAATGTCTTTGGAATTCGCGATCCCTGGATTGCGGCCTGGCAATCTTCTGCGTCGTATTGGCGGTTGTCTGGGCTCGAATCGAGGAAATTCAGCCATTCTGTTGGGTCTTGATTGCTTGACTCTGCCATTGTACCGCGGCGAGTGAGTAGGGAGTGAGTGGGAGTGAGTAGGGGGTGGTTGCGAGTGGTTGGGAGTGAACTGCCTGTGCAGTGTGGGCTTTAAATCGCAGTAACAAGACCATGTAATTGTAATGAGGATACCGCTGGTCCAAGTGGGTCGGAGTCAAGTTGCCTCTTGCCGTAGTGTTCCTGGACCATCAGGATTTTCTGATCTACTCCGTAAATAGTTAGTACTTCCACTATATTCCAGTTTTCTCAGGGACTAGTTACTCTGTAGTCTGTACCGGACTTACTAAAGACTAATCAGTTTAGCGGTATGCAAGAGATGAGAATGTGATAGAGGCAACGAGCGGAGCAAGCCGAAATTGCTTGTTTCACGACGCTGCGCCGCAATGTGTATTTTAAAGGTAGAAGGAAAAGATTTTAGAAACAGTTTCTTCATAGAGTATCGATAATAAATACCTCTGATAATAGGTACTGGTGGATAACAGAAGATTAGAGACAAAGAGCTCTAGAAGGTTGGTAGAATCCAAAAGGGACCCTTCCATAACAGTCAATTGCTCAGTCCTCTGACCAACTCCTTAGTAATCAACTCCGTAGcctaactaactagttaccCAAGTTATGTTGTTGAGTCATtagctaattaatattacaGTAGTTAACTTACTACAACGTACCTACAACTAGTTGCAGGGGTCGCGCCACTAGGGAATCGGAACTAGGTCGACACTCGACTTATTCCCACAGGGCATTAGGAAGCTCTCCCGACGCGGGCAACTATTCCGGTTGGGAAAGTAATTCTCACACCTCCGAAGGTATCTAGAGTCCCCCTCCTTCCTAATTAGGATAGCATGGCTTGTATGGATCCAGGATCTATGATGCAGCGTCTTAATTTTGTGATACTGCGGGCCAAGTTGACCCATAAGTTTACTACACGATAATGGCTTCAcctatataaaaatatatgGTATAATCCATCTGTCTTATTTTAACCTTCAAGCTTAACAAATCAAGGCACTGGTTGATAATATAACGTGCGGAGAGTCTAGTACGGAATATAGTCCTATATTACAATAAAAGGAGTAATTTTATATTGTATATTGGTCACCTAAGCGATGCCGTACATGAATGGAAACGATAGcactgatatatataattaaaccTGCAAACAATGCACAATGCAATCACTTCTGCCTCTTCCTGACATAGCCAGCCCTCGTAATAGTCACAACCGGCttttccctctcctcctcttccggaCAAGCCGTCGTAAACCACTGAAGTCGATGCAGACTGGCATGCCCCGAAGCATCCGGATGCCGTATCCTCCTAACGGGATAGATCTCCCCACACGCCCTCGCCACAACCTGCTCAAAGTCTCCATTGCTCCCTACCGCCGTCGTAAAGTCCACAAGGATCATGACCTCCCGCGCCGTCCCAACGCGGTCCTGCCACACCTGCCGCTT
Above is a window of Aspergillus puulaauensis MK2 DNA, chromosome 2, nearly complete sequence DNA encoding:
- a CDS encoding uncharacterized protein (CAZy:GH18;~COG:G;~EggNog:ENOG410PMRY;~InterPro:IPR036861,IPR011583,IPR029070,IPR001223, IPR017853,IPR018392,IPR001002,IPR001579,IPR036779;~PFAM:PF00704,PF01476;~SECRETED:SignalP(1-19);~TransMembrane:3 (n3-16c24/25o1162-1181i1188-1208o1220-1240i);~go_function: GO:0004553 - hydrolase activity, hydrolyzing O-glycosyl compounds [Evidence IEA];~go_function: GO:0008061 - chitin binding [Evidence IEA];~go_process: GO:0005975 - carbohydrate metabolic process [Evidence IEA]), whose product is MGLLTHLSVLSQVTLLAAAASSHSSVRVTDPYLATQWNACPSACESTNPYNWDFYSDIRILKSCNDPMLLNMVASNPTGPTDSNRRQPLYACSTANVDKLAISKFEAASSPSASARRYSTKSAQMETAWRGEETSQDSSQSHVEAAARLVQSHLDAPASQNVTISMGYSNGVVFGAFIGSNMERIKDKGIIESFLAKVRQGALNNKSSVMMQVCGSDRTAAYTLGVVAETDADPARALGAVREALATWNTGECVSGYSGTSTSKISVGEAEEANEDDVPHPLSNSTSAHNHAHRRSHGKGLLFGKHHRRAGTCRTIQAKADESCSELATRCGISPADFTKYNPSTALCSAGQYVCCTAGTRPDFSPKPNDDGTCASYTVQNNDWCSTIASAKSITVKDIEAWNKKTWGWTGCDNIQAGANICVSKGDPPMPSVMKNAVCGPQKAGTKRPDNWDDIESLNPCPLNVCCDIWGQCGTTDEFCTRTKSTTGAPGTAKDDTNGCISNCGTDIVYDDSGFGDHPVLVGYYEAFQNTRPCLNMDVTAINNTVEWGGQLGSHSSTFSQAWDHIHFAFANITESFEVDVSSVQDEFDDFKKFSSPGKKPKVLSFGGWSFSTDLDSYAIFRKGVTDEQRSLFASNVAKFADDNGLDGLDFDWEYPSAPDIPGIPKGDPDDGARYLQFLKEVRDKLSSDKTLSIAAPASFWYLKGFPIAKISSVVDYIVYMTYDLHGQWDWDNSWSDNGCDGSACLRSHVNYTEIENSLSMITKAGVPNSKIVAGLASYGRSFEMVDPTCHGPECKFTGPDSGAMSGECTQTPGYIANAEISEWLQDKDQNITTYFDEVSRSTISYSANGTWVAYTDHKERNNRITEWWYNRTVLGTSLWAMDLTEFVAELPDGTVLPPTTIPNCDQVFTSLDDVEAAADSIQPECMNLYLIQALRSNLTSSVSEYKDVLKTDYDEKFGWYQDAVREQFPASLRAFLEANSSNYFECTSYTMEPWSQEPAGKNESSSCPSNPRGTGYAAFYWTATDKKGFVADLEEATGISADQLSWGTVDDSLCVNNPDHSQGPPTECDGSKNYGMPHLLPDFPVSNPKEIISARLPNITTFEDQSSTVSMLASSNLYLGDTIDVVDGASLLVFMVSSSITSMKSVEEIGEEYHKEKVEEAILLFVSAFLLLIPGLGEIVDSVELTSLAITLRAIGAAGDAGFGIYSVVSAKDAGAGEIFLALLGGLGILDVFQAPALFGKAAKARRAMEAGDIAKLGNEVKGGMGQIDKLKQSCR
- a CDS encoding uncharacterized protein (SECRETED:SignalP(1-18)) yields the protein MRVPLFFLFALCISKAAAFGLYGCYERLLYWQAYQMDEGSKKQKIAPACARDPKTAQAVGPVTGGRCNLRQFLYYITSDEAEKGFIADKNNLKDADLAKEKTDLDEVAKKMYHAHVGKTYKQGYIYQGLSSNSGINEVIDNVAGFIQQRGWDNGDRKPAQELFDQAEKARSRVEFGRKATMFRDIGAEIRKKYDREVWDKQPKNKNGEINKYAPKVDEGLVRERIIIPPGATEGWISCQPEAAQNSINAAGKGPVDLKEEFVQPWKHKDDAHQMNIQAAKNAKAKITECRA
- a CDS encoding uncharacterized protein (COG:S;~EggNog:ENOG410PIKI), coding for MAESSNQDPTEWLNFLDSSPDNRQYDAEDCQAAIQGSRIPKTLDEEVHRLCTIRGIRHHYGFAKELRGVSLDFTRALNARDIMSGIIPTMLTPEEVPYCFWYPDIPTEQTLRALVQRYPDMVYQVARACAAAGYFDLYKELDVLPEVHVAEEAGYAAAQRNSKGSREIYDLIISQPIKFEIMNDYTRTVNTAGRRVACLNGDTAVYSSLTVRSKYSDPWDIEKAHMPWTEYHTDPPYFNITEDWGIDDKDCAGPNPKAPEDYFPLVYTPLPADLPFIDKDKLIQVAAYNGEIDRYARLRRPRMLEDEWAMVVHGIYHNPIFAKWWSTQIPEHPQHRHEINIRRAINARRIMSDDLTWLTMDTPGGLLPELIWYPNVAHYTTYEKLAHKRPDMFEDCLRASIVADYTWTWDDLLRAAPELLKDKLPSEPESEPEDPKLWWLSKCAGYGLWREARDSSNKKFQNDICAAVPDAAEKFRPENWWGDYYVASRLYSPQNRDPVVHLHDPVQPGACEEGPYNGMDCGVGDFDIALFLGSTVSRETWKREILDEGCMAARVDEVLDLLDMEQAK